The Pseudomonas alkylphenolica genomic sequence GGCAAGGTACCGTTGAGGTGATAGGCGCCGACGGCGTGGTATTTCCAGCGCACCGGGTCGTGGAGGGTGTGCACGCGGGCATTGCGCCAGTGCCGGTCGAGGTTGAACTCGGCGAGGGTGGCGCGGCTGCCGGCCAGCTCGAAGAGCTTCTCGCTGGCTTGCAGGGCGATCTCGGTGGTCAGTACCTTGGCTTCGGCCACGGCAATCGAGGCCCGGGCTGCCGAGGCGGCGTCCACAGGCGCGGCGTTGACTTCATCGAGGGTGCGCGCCGCCTTGCTCAACAAGGCCTGGGCCGCATGCAGCTCAAGTTGCAGACGACCGATATCGGCGATCACGTAGAGGTCATCACTGGCGCGCTCGACCTTGGCATCGATCCATGGCCGTGATTTTTCCCGGACAAAGGCGATGGCGTCGGCGACCGCGGCTTCAGCAATACCGGCATCGATGGCAGCCTGGATCAATTGCGAAGCGGCGCCCTGGATATTCGGCACCTCGTTCTGGCGCCAGTTGTCGATCACCAGTTCCGCGTCGACCTGAACCCGGTCCAGCAGCACGGTGCCGCTGGCGGTGGTGCGCTGACCGAAGCCGGACCAGTCATCGACGATGCGCAGCCCGGGTGTGCCACGGCGGACAAAGGCCATGACCTGACGGCCTTCATCGTTCAGCGCTTTGACCGCTACCCAATGGGCAAACAGGGCACCGGTGGAATAGAACTTCTGGCCGCTGAGCACATAGTGGTCGCCCTCGCGGGTGATCCGTGCCTTGAGTTCCAAGGTGTGCTTGCTGCCGCGTTCGGGGCCGGCATTACCGATCCGCCAGCCGTCGAGCACCGATTTGAACAGCAGGTCCTTCTGCCGCTCACTGGCCGTGCCTTTGAGCAACTGCAGAATGCCGAACTGGTTCTGCGGGATTTGCCCCAGCGCCGGGTCGGCGGCGCTGATGATGCGAAACACTTCGGCGATGGTGACAAACGATACCTGGGCACCGCCGTAGGCGCGGGGAATGGAAATGCTGCCCAGGCCGCTGCGGGTGAACTGTTCGATTTCTGCCCAGGGCAGCTTGCGTTGCTGGTCGCGCCGGGCAGCCTGGCTGCGGGCAACTTCGGCCAGTTCACGGGCAGCCTGCAGGGCCTCGGCGTCACTGCGCAGGACCTTGGCCGGCAACAGCAGCGGGGCGCTGTCGAGATCACTGTGGACGTTGGTATCTGCCAGACTGGACATCAGTGCCGCTCCCTGGCTGCACTCAATGCCCTGGCGTTACGCACTGGGGTGATTGTGTTCCTGACCATAACCTTACCTCACGTATTGGAAAGGTCGGCGCGGGCTGCGCCGACTGAAATGCGCTGGTCCGGTGGTCCGGTTCATATACCCTAATGCTGTATAAAAATTAAATAAACTAACTTGTTGGAATATAGATAGAAGTACTCGACGCTCGTCCGGCAAACACTCGCAGGTGCACGGCGGGCGCCCACTGCGAGCGGTTGCCGACCCGGTCGAGAATGCAGTAACTCAGTTCCAGGTGTGGGTCGGGGCCGTTTTCCTCGATCAATGTCAGAGGGATCCTGGCCTGCAGCGGCTGGCCGACCTGGCACTTGCTCACGCCAGGCAAATCCATGCGCAGGTCGCCCCAGCGCAAGGTGATCCGGTCACCTTCGGCCATGTTCCGGTACGGTGCCAGGGTGCAGGGCAGGTCGTTGTTCAGGCTGTGCAGAAACAGGCCCTCGCGACGCAACCGGCCTGCCAGCTGCAATGGCTGCAAGTGCTCGTGGGGGCTGTTGCCTCCAGGGCAGTCGAGTTTTACCAGGACCTGCAGTTCGGGTGAGCGCAGCGGGTGGTGACCGGGTTTGAGCAGGCGGTAATGCAGGCGGTGGCTACCGTTGTGCAGCAAGCTGGCGGGTATGCGCAGGTCGATGCAGCCATCCGGCTCATGGGCTTGCAGGCTGTGGGCGGCGACAAAGCGCCGGCCCCAGAACAAGGTCAGCAGGTCGCCGGCTTCCATGGGTGGCTGGATCGGCACGCGCGCCCGTAATCGCGCGGCGCTGTGGTAGCCAATGCCGGCCGCATTGATGCCGGGGAGAATCGGTGGGGAAAGTTCGGGTCCTTGGCTGACATTGGACATGGCGCGCATCCTTGGCATGAGCATCTGCTGGATTGGCGGTTATTGGCCAGCAGACGCGCAGGATCAAGCCCGCACACTGCCATTTGGCCGCTGGCGGAAAACTTCGGAACAGGACTACGCCCACAGGGAAAACCTGCGGGCGCGATTGGGGATGGGTCTGGTGGGGAACTCAGTACCCGGTGTTCTGGACGCCGAGGAACTTGCCGAGGAACTGCCGGGTTCGCTCTTCCCGGGGGTGGGCGAACAGCGCCCTGGCTTCACCCTGTTCGACAATCACGCCCTTGTCGAAAAAGATCACCCGGTTGGCGACATCACGGGCAAAGCTCATTTCATGGGTGACGATGATCATCGTGCGTCTTTCTTCGGCCAGGCCGCGGATGGTTGCCAGTACTTCGCCGACCAGTTCCGGGTCCAGGGCCGAGGTCGGTTCGTCGAACAGGATCACTTCAGGCTCCATCGCCAGCGCCCGGGCAATCGCCACCCGTTGCTGCTGGCCGCCGGACAGTTTGCGCGGATACGACGCCTCTTTGCCCGCCAGGCCGACCTTGGCCAACAGCTTCATACCCAGGGCAACGGCTTGCTCACGCGGGGTCTTCTTGACCACCAACGGCCCTTCGATAACGTTCTCCAGCGCCGTGCGATGGGGAAACAGGTTGAAGTTCTGGAACACGAAACCGACCTGCTGGCGCAACTTGCGGATCAGCCCTTGCTGTTTGGTCAGGGGCAGGTTGGCATCGATGGTCACGTCACCGACCTGGATACGGCCGCTGCTGGGTGTTTCCAGCAGGTTCAGGCAACGTAGGAAGGTCGTCTTGCCGGAGCCGCTGGGGCCGATGATGGCGATGACTTCGCCGGCCTCGACCTTCAGGCTGATGTCGTTCAGAACCGTCTGGCCATTGAACTGTTTGCTCAGTCGCTCTACCACGATCATGCCGCGTTACTCCTGGTCGTGCCGGTTGACCCGCGCTTCCAGGCGGTTCTGCAGGTGCGCGAGAACGCTGGCCAGCACCCAGTAGATCAGTGCGGCGGCAAGGTACATAGTGAAGACTTCGAAGGTGCGCGCGGTGATCAGCTGCGCCTGGCGGAACAGCTCCGGCACCTGGATGGTCGCGGCCAGGGCGGTGTCCTTGACCAGCGAAATGAAACTGTTACCCAACGGCGGCAGCGCGGTGCGCGCCGCCTGCGGCAGGATGGCCCGGCGCATCGCCTGGCCACGGGTCATGCCGATACTGGCGGCGGCCTCCCACTGACCGCGGTCGATGGAGCCGATCGCGGCGCGCAGGATTTCACAGGCATAGGCGGCCATGTTCAGCGAGAAGCCGATCAGCGCCGCCGGTAGCGGGTCCAGTTCCAGGCCTACCTGGGGCAGGCCGTAATAGATCACGAACAGTTGCACCAGCAGCGGGGTACCGCGAAAGAACGACACATAGACCCGTGCGATCCAGCTCACCAGCTTGATGCGTGACAGGCGCATCAGGGCCAGGCCAAAGCCCAGCAGCAAGCCGAAGAACATTCCGCCGAGGCTGAGAATGACGGTGAAGTACGCGCCCTTGAGCAGAAAGGGCGCGCTGTCCAGCGCAAGCTGCAGGCTGTCTTCGATCATTTAGTCACATCGGCGCCGAAGTACTTCTCAGAGAGCTTGGCCAGGGTGCCGTCGGCGCGCAGCTTGTCCAGCGCCTTGTTGATGGCGTCGAGCAGTTCAGGCTCGCCCTTGCGCAGGGCGATACCAGCTTCCTGACGCGAGAACGCGTCACCGGCAGCGGTAGTGTCCTTGGCTTTCTTGGCGTATTCCAGAGCGGCCAGGCGGTCGATCAGGATGGCGTCGATACGGCCGACACGCAGTTCCTGGAACTTGGTCGGATCGTCTTCGTAGGTGCGCACGTCAGCGGTCGGTACATTGGCTTTGACCCACTGTTCGTAGTTGGTGCCCAGGCCTACCCCGACCTTCTTGCCGCCCAGGTCGGCAGCGGATTTGATGTTCAGCTCGGCGGCCTTTTTCGTCAGCACCAGCGCCTGAATACCGGAAACGGTGTAAGGCTCGGAGAAGTCGTACTTCTTCTTGCGTTCCTCGGAGATGGTCACCTGGTTCACCACGGCGTCCAGACGTTTGGACTCCAGGGCAGCCAGGATGCCGTCCCACTTGGTTGGCTGGATCTTCGCCTTGACCCCCAGCTCCTTGGCCAGGGCCTCTGACAGCTCCACTTCAAAACCCGACAGTTTGCCGCTCTCATCGACGAAGCTGAACGGCGGGTAGGTGCCTTCCAGGCCGATGTTGATGACACCCTTGTCCTTGATGGTTTTCAGCTGCTCGCCGGCAACCGCCTGACCGAGCAGACTGGCGCCCAGCAGCAGGGCGACGCCTGCGTTGAGAATCTGTTTACCGATTACTGTCATGACGAAGCCCCAATGTTGTTGTGTAGTGGTTGGCGACTATAGGGTGACGCTAATAGGCTTAAAAATAATATAAATTCATTTTCTTATATTATTTTCATATATGTCATTTAGCTATTCCAGACCTCAGGGTAGGCGAATAATGCCGGTGCCCCACCGGTATGCAGGAAAATCAGCGGACCGTCGTCGAATCGCTGGCGCGCAATGCCGTCGAGCAGGCCGGCCATGGCCTTGCCGGTGTACACCGGGTCGAGCAATAAACCTTCCTGGCTCGCCAGCAGGCGGATGGCGGCGAGGGTGCCGGCGTTCGGTTCGCCATAGCGTGGGGCGAAGTATTCGTCCCAGAGTTCGATCTTGAATGTCTTCGGCAGGTGGATGCCCAGCAGTTCGGCGGTACGCTCGGCCAGCCCCTCAACTTTCGGCCGTTGCGCCTCGTCGTTGCGCGACACGGTAACGCCGATCACCGGCAGCTTTGGCAATTTCTCGGCCAGGGCGATGGCAAGGCCGCTATGGGTGCCGGCGCTGCCGGAAGCGAGTACAACGCCGGCAAAGGTCTGGCCGCAGTGCTTGATCTGTTCGGCAAGTTCGAGTCCTGCACGCACATAGCCCAGTGCGCCGAGCGCGTTGGAGCCGCCGATCGGCACGATGTACGGTCTGCGCCCGCTGGCGTGCAGACGTACAGCCAGAGATTGCAGTTGCTCGTCGGCGTTGTCGAGGTTATCCACAAGCTCGACCTTGGCATCGAACAGGTCCAGTAGCAGGCGGTTGCCATTGCCTCGGTAGTTCGGTGATTCGGTGCCGATCGGGTTTTCCAGCAGCGCGACACAACCCAGGCCCAGTTGCGCAGCGAGTGCCGCGGTCTGGCGCACATGGTTGGACTGGATTGCCCCGGCGGTGACCAGGGTATCGGCGCCCTTGCTCAGGGCATCGGCAGCCAGGTATTCGAGTTTGCGCAGCTTGTTGCCGCCCAGCGCCAGCGGGGTGCAGTCGTCACGTTTGACGTAGATGTCACGGCCAGCCCAGGCCGAGAGGCGGTGCAGCTTTTCCAGCGCGGTCGGCGCGCCAAGCAGGTCCAGACGATTGAAGCGGGATAGCTGTCGGTCGATCATGGCAATACATCTGCAAGGGAAAATCCGACTATAGGCAGCCACTGGCCGACGAGCAACTCCCGGCCTTGTAAGCGAAGGTGGGAGCGATCTTCTGTGGGAGCGGGCTTGCCCCGCGATAGCGTTTTGTCAGGTCGATCGCATCGCGAGGCAAGCTCGCTCCTACCGGCTTATGCCGGTCTTATTGCGTTTTGGAATAAAGGGTTATTTTTTCTCCCCCCAGCATTTGCCGTAAAGTGAGCGTCTATCTGGCGGCCTTCTCATTCCATTATCGCCGCCGCGGCAGGAGACGTAACCGTGAGCGAAAACGCGCAGACAGGGCATTGGCAACTGCAGGGCATTGTTGCCGGCTTGCGTAGCGCCCGTGATAAGTGGCGCAGCAGCAATGGTCGCAGCAGTGGTGAGCAAGGGGGGCGCGAGCTGCCTTCGCGCGAAGCCATGCGTCACATCCTTGAGCAATTGTGCGGGGCGCTGTTTCCCATGCGCCTGGGGCCGGTGGACCTGCGCGAGGAAAGCGAAGATTTCTACGTCGGCCATACCCTCGATTCGGCCCTGACTGCCTTGCTTGCCCAGGCGCGTCTGGAACTGCGCTATGTCGCCCGTCACGGCAAGTGCAACACGGCCGACGTCGACGCCACGGCACTGCGTTTGATCCAGGACTTCGCTGCCGCGTTGCCGGAGCTGCGCAGTGTGCTCGACACTGACGTGCTGGCGGCCTTCCATGGCGACCCGGCAGCACGCAGCGTCGATGAAGTGTTGCTGTGCTACCCGGGAATCCTGGCGGTGATCCATCACCGTCTGGCCCATCACCTTTACCGTTCCGGCCTGCCTTTGCTGGCGCGGATCAGTTCCGAGCTGGCGCATTCGGCAACCGGCATCGACATCCACCCGGGTGCGCAGATCGGCAAGAGCTTCTTCATCGACCATGGCACCGGTGTGGTGATTGGCGAAACGGCGATCATCGGCGAGCGGGTACGCATCTATCAGGCCGTGACCCTGGGGGCCAAACGCTTCCCGGCGGACGAAGACGGGCAACTGCAAAAAGGCCATCCGCGCCACCCGATCGTCGAGGACGACGTGGTGATTTATGCCGGTGCAACTATTCTGGGGCGTATCACCATCGGCAAGGGTTCGACCATCGGCGGCAACGTCTGGTTGACCCGCAGCGTGGCGCCGGGCAGCAACCTGACCCAGGCCAATCTGCAGCACGATGACGGGACCCAGAAGTAACCGCAGCAGGGCTTGGATTGCGGCATTGGGTCGCATTGCGGACCCCATCCATGTTTAACTTGAACGCTTGTTCAAGTTAAAACGGTGGTCCGCTGCCGGCGTTCAACAGGAGGAAACCCTTTGCTGAACCCGTTCAATCCAAGCCTTTCCCTTCATCTCGAGGTGCACGTTTAATGGGTGCACCGAGTTCTTCAGCCAGCGGCAAGATCCGCATGAATCCGCCGGTTTTCTATTTCGCGGCGAGCTTTATCCTCATTTTCGGACTGGTGGTCATCAGCAATCCGCAAGCGGCCGGTGAATGGTTGCTGGCGGCACAGAACTGGGCGGCCAATACGGTCGGCTGGTACTACATGCTGGCGATGACGCTGTACCTGGTCTTCGTGGTGGTCACCGCCTTGTCCGGCTACGGCAAGATCAAGCTCGGTGCCGACCACGACGAACCCGAGTTCAGTTACCTGTCGTGGGCCGGCATGCTGTTCGCCGCCGGTATCAGCATTACCCTGTTCTTCTTTTGCGTTTCCGAACCCCTTACCCACATGCTCCAGCCGCCCCAGGGTGAAGCCGGAACGGTCGAGGCCGGGCGTCAGGCGATGCAGTTGCTGTTCCTGCATTGGGGCCTGCACGGCTGGGGCGTGTTCGCCTTCGTCGGCATGGCCCTGGCCTATTTCGCCTATCGTCACAACCTGCCGTTGGCCCTGCGTTCCGCGCTGTACCCGCTGATCGGCAAACGCATCAACGGACCGATCGGCTATGCGGTGGATGGCTTCGGCATCATCGCCACGGTATTCGGCCTGGGTGCGGACATGGGCTTTGGCGTGTTGCACCTGAACTCGGGCCTGGATTACCTGTTCGGCATTCCGCATACCCAATGGGTGCAGGTGGCGCTGATTACCCTGATGATGGGCGCGGCGGTTGCAGTTGCCGTGGCCGGGGTTGAGAAGGGCGTGCGGGTGATGTCCGACATCAACATGTTCCTCGCCTGCGCGCTGCTGCTGTTCGTCTTGTTCGCCGGGCCTACTCAGCACCTGTTCAATACCCTGATCCAGAACCTGGGCGACTACCTTGGCGCACTGCCGAGGAAGAGCTTCGACGTCTATGCCTATAACGAAGCCCGCGACTGGCTGGGTGGCTGGACCGTGTTCTACTGGGCCTGGTGGATTGCCTGGGCGCCCTTTGTCGGGCTGTTCATCGCGCGGATTTCGCGTGGCCGCACCATCCGTGAGTTCGTCTTCGGTGTGCTGCTGATCCCGCTGGGTTTCACCCTGGCGTGGATGTCGATCTTCGGCAACAGCGCAATGACCCAGGTGCTCGATCACGGCATGACCGCGCTAGGCCAGTCGGCCATCGACAACCCTTCGATGACCCTCTACCTGCTGCTGGAAACCTATCCATGGAGCAAGGCGGTCATTGCCGTCACGGTGTTCATCAGCTTTGTGTTTTTCGTCACCTCGGCCGACTCCGGCACCGTGGTGCTGTCGACCTTGTCCGCCCGCGGCGGCAACGCTGATGAAGACGGGCCGAACTGGTTGCGGGTGTTCTGGGGGGCGATGACCGCCCTGGTGACCATCGGCCTGTTGTTCGCCGGCAGCATCGACTCATTGAAGTCGGCGGTAGTGCTTACCTCGTTGCCGTTCTCGGTGATTCTTCTGGCAATGATGTGGGGCCTGCACAAGGCGTTTTACCTGGAGTCGCAACGGCAGATCGCGCAGATGCATTCGCTGGCGCCGTTCGCCAACTCCCGCCGCGGCCGCGGTGGCTGGCGTCAGCGCCTGAGCCAGGCGGTGCATTTCCCGTCGCGCGATGAGGTCTACCGGTTCATGGATGACGTCGTGCGTCCGGCGATTGCCGAGGTGACCGAGGTGTTCGTCGAGAAGGGCCTGAACGTCATTACCCAGGAAGATCCGAGCCATGACAACGTCAGTCTGAAGATTGGTCATGGCGAGGAGCAGCCGTTCATCTATCAGGTTCAGATGCGTGGCTATTTCACACCGTCATTCGCTTTGGGCGGGCTGGGTACCCAGGAGTTGAAAAACCGCCGTTACTATCGGGCCGAGGTGCATCTGAGCGAAGGCAGCCAGGACTATGACCTGGTGGGTTACAGCAAAGAGCAGATCATCAACGACATCCTCGATCAGTACGAGCGGCATATGCAGTTCTTGCATCTGGTGCGTTAAGCGCATCGCGGGACAAGCCCGCTCCCACAGAGGCAACATGACCCCTGTGGGAGCGGGCTTGCCCCGCGATAACCATCAAAATGGCGCATCCCCGAGAATCGTCGCCCGGTGCATCACCCGCCGCTGCGGCCGGTAGTCATCTACCGCGTAATGCTGGGTCACGCGGTTGTCCCAGAAGGCCACGTCATTCTCCTGCCAGCGCCAGCGGATGGTGAACTCCGGCCGCGTGGCATGGGCGAACAGCAATTTCAGAATCGCCTCGCTTTCCGCCTCGTTCAGCTCATTTATCTTCGTGGTGAAACCGTCATTGACGAACAGCGACTTGCGGCCGCTGACCGGGTGCGTGCGGATCACCGGGTGTGACAGCGGCGGATTGTTGCGCCGCGTCGCTTCCCAGCGTTGCAGATCCTCAGGCGTGGTGCCAAAGCGCTCCAGCGGGAACGACTTGGTGAAGTCATGGGTCGCGGTCAGTCCGTCGAGCAATTGCTGGAGCGGTGCCGACAAGGCTTCGAAGGCTGCGATACCGCTGGCCCACAAGGTATCGCCGCCGTAGGTCGGCAGTTGCTTGGCGCTGAGGACCGCACCCAATGCCGGGGTCGGCAGGAAGGTCACGTCGGTGTGCCAGATGGCGTTGTCGCGCACATCTGTCACAGCGGTGTCGAGTACCAGCACCTGCGGGGTTTCCGGCACGTTGGGGTAGATCGGGTGAATATGCAGGTCGCCAAAGCGCGCGGCAAAGTCAGCCTGTTGCTGTGGGTTGATCGGCTGGTCACGGAAGAACAGCACCTGATGCTTGAGCAGGGCCTGCTCGATGGTGTCGCGTTGTTCGTCGTTGATCGCGCGGCTGAGGTCGATACCGCTAATCTGTGCGCCGAGTGCAGTGCTCAGCGGAGTAATGGTCAGGCTCATGGCTATTCTCGATTCGTCTTCAATGACTCTGGCCGTGCCAGGGCACCAGTTTGCGCTGCAGGGCGCGCAGCCCCATTTCCAGGGCGAAGGCAATCAGTGCGATCACCAGGATGCCCAGCACCACCACATCGGTAACCAGGAACTGCGCCGCCGACTGGACCATGAAACCCAGGCCGCTGGTGGCGGCGATCAGCTCGGCAGCGACCAGGGTCGACCAGCCCACACCCAGACCGATGCGTACACCGGTGAGGATGTCGGGCAGGGCACTGGGCAGAATGACGTGGCGGATCAGCTGGGCCCGCGTGGCACCCAGCGATTGCGCCGCCCGCAGTTTGGTCGGATCGACCGTGCGCACGCCGGTGGCGGTGGCAATGGCAATCGGGGCGAAGATCGCCAGATAGATCAGCAGCACCTTCGACAACTCGCCGATGCCGCACCAGATTACGATCAGTGGCAGGTAGGCCAGGGGTGGAATAGGGCGGTAGAACTCGATCAGCGGGTCGAGAATGCCGCGGGCAATCCGGTTATGGCCGATAGCGATGCCGATCGGAATCGCCGTGGCAATCGCCGCACCCAGCGCCAGGCCGATACGTCCCAGGCTCGCGCCCAGGTGTTGCCACAGGGTCGACTCCATATAGCCTTGGGTCAGCAGCAACCAGGCTTTGGCCAGCACGGCATCGGGGGAGGGCAGGAACAACGGCTCGATCCACTCGGCCGCGGTCACCGCCCACCACAGCAGGAGCAGGGTGGCCAGAGTCAGGCCGCTGATCCAGCGGGTGCTCAGGCTGCGGCGGATCTTCACCGCCGGGGTTGACGGGCTGCTGCGTTTGGCCGCGACCGGCACTTCCAGGCTACTCATGCGAACTCCTGCCGCACGGCGGCGCTGCGTTGCGAAAACACCCGGCTCAGCACGTGCTCGCGGGTTTCGATAAAGCGCGGGTCGGACTTGATCGCCCGTGCCGACTCACCAGCGGCATAACGCTGACCGAAGTCCAACTGCAGACGCTCGACGATCTGCCCGGGATTGGGCGCCAGCAGGATCAGGTCGGTGGCAAGGAACACCGCTTCTTCGATGTCGTGGGTAATCAGGAACACCGGTTTGGCCGTGCGTTGCCAGACCTGCAGGAGTAACTCCTGCATCTGTTCACGGGTAAAGGCATCGAGGGCACCGAACGGCTCGTCCATCAGCAGCACCCGCGGATCGGCGGCCAAGGCGCGGGCCAGGCCCACACGTTGTTTCTGGCCACCGGACAATTGCCAGATGCGCCGTGTGCCGAAGTCGGCCAGGTCAACCAGGGCGAGCATTTCCCGGGCCTTGCGTTCACGCTCGGGGCGCGGCACACCCGCCAGTTCCAGGCCGAAGGCGACGTTGGCCAGCACATCCTGCCAGGGCAGTAGGGCATCGTCCTGGAACACCACGCCGCGCTCGGCACTCGGGCCTTGCACCGGCACACCGTCAAGCGTGATGCGCCCGGCGCTGGGCGCTACGAATCCGGCGATCAGGTTGAGCAGCGAGGTCTTGCCGCTGCCCGACGGGCCGAGGGCCACCAGCAACTGCTGTGGGCCCAGGCTCAGGTTGATATCGGCCAGCACCGGTTCGGCTGCGCCGGGGTACTGTGCGCTGATGCGCTCCAGTTCAAGCAATGCCATGACAAGCTCCGATCAGTTGGCGATGAACTTGGCGCTGACGTACGGCGCGTAGTCCGGCAGTACCGCTTCGACCTTGCCCTGTTCCTTGAGGAAGGTGGCGGTGTCGGTGATGGCCTGGGTAGTCGGCGCACCGAGTGCGGCAATCTGATCGGCCGCCAGCGGGAACACGTTGCCTTGCAGCAGGGCTGGAATGTCTGTGGCTTTGGCGCCGGAGAGTTTGACCAGTTTGTCGACGTTGCTCTGGTTGGCCAGCCAGGCTTGTGGATCCTTGCGGTAGTCGGCGTAGGCATCCAGGGTGACTTTGGCGAAGGCCTTGACGATTTCCGGGTGCTTGGCGGCAAAGTCCTTGCGCACGATCCAGGCATCGAAGGTCGGTGCGCCTTTCTCGGCCAGTTCGCCGGAGGTGATCAGCACCTTGCCGTTTTCCTTGGCCACACCCAGGGCCGGGTCCCAGACGTAGGTGGCGTCGATGTCACCGCGTTTCCACGCGGCGATGATCGCCGGTGGCGCCAGGTTGAGGATCTGCACCTTGGCCGGGTCGATGTTCCACTGTTTAAGCGCGGCCAGCAGGCTGTAATGACCGGTCGAAACGAAAGGCACGGCGATCTTCTTGCCGATCAGGTCCTGCGGCGAATTGATCCCGGCACCTTCGCGGGCCACCAGGGCTTCAGCGGCGCCGATCTGGGTGGCGATCAGAAAGGTTTCCACCGGCAGTTTGCGGGTCGCGGCGGCGGCCAGGGGGCTGGAACCGAGGTAGCCGATCTGCACGTCGCCCGAGGCTACCGCGGTGATCACATCGGCACCACTGTCGAACTTGCGCCAGTCGATGCTGGCCTTGCTGGCTTTTTCATAGTCGCCGTTGACCTGAGCGACTTTCGCCGGATCGACGGTGGTCTGGTAGGCAACGGTCAGGTCAGCCGCCTGAGCGAACCAGCTGGCGCCAGCCAGGGTCAGGGCGGCAAACAGGCGCAACGGAGCATGCAGGGTCATGGTGAACTCCTAGTCAGGCGAGCAGTGGGGAGATAATGGTCTGAAGACTAGATGATCTAAGAAACTTAAAATAAATAACTTTTTAGCATTAGCTTAGGAGCCAATCGCTTTAAGCTTTCAGGCGGCCTCGCGATGACGGAGGTCAAGGTCATCAGCAGCTGAAAACGAAATGATGGGTGGATGCAGCAAACACGCCAGCTCAGGCGGTCTAAAAAATTATTTGCTAATAACCTTTAGGTATTAGCTTGTGTGTCGATAACGACAGCGGAGAAAATTTCGGTGCATATTCCGTAATAATCTGAAAAATTACGAAATAAGTCTTTTTGGATTTATAGGATTGTCATTATCCTTGACCCCAAGGGCTGGCGCATTAGACCAAAGTCGTGAAATTAATAGTTACGATTGACTTGACGGTCACGCTTTGGTGCTAATCGCCAATCGACGTCGAGCAGGGCAATAGATCCTGCCGTAAGCGACACACAAGAATTAGAGACGAGAGGAGCAAAACATGTACAAGTCGACCTTGGCACTCGCCGTGGCCGTAGGGGTTCTGGCCCAGCAAGCGAATGCCGCCGGTTTCGTTGAGGACAGCAAGCTGTCGCTCAGTTCGCGGACCATGTATTTCAACAACGACAACCGTGACGGTGCTAACGATAACCGCGAGTCCGGTCAGGGCTTCAAGCTCGACTACATCTCGGGTTTCACTGAAGGTACCGTAGGTTTCGGTGTCGATGCCCAAGCGCTGTGGGGTATTCACCTGGATGGCGGTAAAGGCCACCACCCGGATAACAGCAGTTTCTTCCCAAGCGACACCGATAAGTCGGCTGAGAGCCAGTGGGGCCGTTTTGGTGCCAACGCCAAGGCACGCTTCTCCAAGACTGAAGCACACTTCGGTAGCGCTCTGGCGCCGAACCTGCCAATCCTGGTGTCCAACGACGGTCGTCTGCTGCCGCAAACGTTTGAAGGCGGTACCATTCAGTCGAAAGAAATCGACAACCTGACCCTCAA encodes the following:
- the betT gene encoding choline transporter BetT, producing MGAPSSSASGKIRMNPPVFYFAASFILIFGLVVISNPQAAGEWLLAAQNWAANTVGWYYMLAMTLYLVFVVVTALSGYGKIKLGADHDEPEFSYLSWAGMLFAAGISITLFFFCVSEPLTHMLQPPQGEAGTVEAGRQAMQLLFLHWGLHGWGVFAFVGMALAYFAYRHNLPLALRSALYPLIGKRINGPIGYAVDGFGIIATVFGLGADMGFGVLHLNSGLDYLFGIPHTQWVQVALITLMMGAAVAVAVAGVEKGVRVMSDINMFLACALLLFVLFAGPTQHLFNTLIQNLGDYLGALPRKSFDVYAYNEARDWLGGWTVFYWAWWIAWAPFVGLFIARISRGRTIREFVFGVLLIPLGFTLAWMSIFGNSAMTQVLDHGMTALGQSAIDNPSMTLYLLLETYPWSKAVIAVTVFISFVFFVTSADSGTVVLSTLSARGGNADEDGPNWLRVFWGAMTALVTIGLLFAGSIDSLKSAVVLTSLPFSVILLAMMWGLHKAFYLESQRQIAQMHSLAPFANSRRGRGGWRQRLSQAVHFPSRDEVYRFMDDVVRPAIAEVTEVFVEKGLNVITQEDPSHDNVSLKIGHGEEQPFIYQVQMRGYFTPSFALGGLGTQELKNRRYYRAEVHLSEGSQDYDLVGYSKEQIINDILDQYERHMQFLHLVR
- the tauC gene encoding taurine ABC transporter permease TauC produces the protein MSSLEVPVAAKRSSPSTPAVKIRRSLSTRWISGLTLATLLLLWWAVTAAEWIEPLFLPSPDAVLAKAWLLLTQGYMESTLWQHLGASLGRIGLALGAAIATAIPIGIAIGHNRIARGILDPLIEFYRPIPPLAYLPLIVIWCGIGELSKVLLIYLAIFAPIAIATATGVRTVDPTKLRAAQSLGATRAQLIRHVILPSALPDILTGVRIGLGVGWSTLVAAELIAATSGLGFMVQSAAQFLVTDVVVLGILVIALIAFALEMGLRALQRKLVPWHGQSH
- the tauB gene encoding taurine ABC transporter ATP-binding subunit, whose product is MALLELERISAQYPGAAEPVLADINLSLGPQQLLVALGPSGSGKTSLLNLIAGFVAPSAGRITLDGVPVQGPSAERGVVFQDDALLPWQDVLANVAFGLELAGVPRPERERKAREMLALVDLADFGTRRIWQLSGGQKQRVGLARALAADPRVLLMDEPFGALDAFTREQMQELLLQVWQRTAKPVFLITHDIEEAVFLATDLILLAPNPGQIVERLQLDFGQRYAAGESARAIKSDPRFIETREHVLSRVFSQRSAAVRQEFA
- the tauD gene encoding taurine dioxygenase — encoded protein: MSLTITPLSTALGAQISGIDLSRAINDEQRDTIEQALLKHQVLFFRDQPINPQQQADFAARFGDLHIHPIYPNVPETPQVLVLDTAVTDVRDNAIWHTDVTFLPTPALGAVLSAKQLPTYGGDTLWASGIAAFEALSAPLQQLLDGLTATHDFTKSFPLERFGTTPEDLQRWEATRRNNPPLSHPVIRTHPVSGRKSLFVNDGFTTKINELNEAESEAILKLLFAHATRPEFTIRWRWQENDVAFWDNRVTQHYAVDDYRPQRRVMHRATILGDAPF
- the tauA gene encoding taurine ABC transporter substrate-binding protein, whose protein sequence is MTLHAPLRLFAALTLAGASWFAQAADLTVAYQTTVDPAKVAQVNGDYEKASKASIDWRKFDSGADVITAVASGDVQIGYLGSSPLAAAATRKLPVETFLIATQIGAAEALVAREGAGINSPQDLIGKKIAVPFVSTGHYSLLAALKQWNIDPAKVQILNLAPPAIIAAWKRGDIDATYVWDPALGVAKENGKVLITSGELAEKGAPTFDAWIVRKDFAAKHPEIVKAFAKVTLDAYADYRKDPQAWLANQSNVDKLVKLSGAKATDIPALLQGNVFPLAADQIAALGAPTTQAITDTATFLKEQGKVEAVLPDYAPYVSAKFIAN